From Shewanella psychrophila, a single genomic window includes:
- the tadF gene encoding tight adherence pilus pseudopilin TadF — MKTVNTMGAYQQGISVIALPVIILVMMALVLFAFRINHALLTKAKLDRLSYSLTTVVSVEPLKQPLVSDKQAITQKLADELLTLAKRHLDGILSDGDTQVGIELEQLKFLGEENSEQWYGFQSGTECQGQTWLTRLADLSPTGSVEGFNLGNRAELFQVTVCLTDVKSVNGVLGIVGFDGFTQDYYKSSSLLIGRHYD; from the coding sequence ATGAAAACCGTTAATACCATGGGCGCATATCAGCAGGGGATCAGTGTTATCGCCTTGCCTGTAATTATCTTAGTGATGATGGCTCTGGTGTTGTTCGCATTCAGAATTAATCATGCCCTGTTGACTAAGGCTAAGTTGGATCGCCTATCTTATTCGCTGACGACTGTGGTCAGTGTCGAGCCCTTGAAGCAACCATTAGTCAGTGATAAGCAAGCGATCACTCAGAAATTAGCCGATGAGTTATTGACCTTAGCTAAGCGGCATTTAGATGGCATCCTCAGTGACGGTGATACCCAAGTCGGTATCGAGCTAGAACAACTCAAGTTCCTGGGGGAGGAAAATAGTGAGCAGTGGTACGGTTTTCAGTCTGGCACTGAGTGTCAGGGACAGACTTGGTTAACGCGTCTTGCCGACCTGTCTCCCACGGGAAGTGTGGAGGGGTTTAACTTAGGTAACCGCGCCGAGCTGTTTCAGGTGACAGTCTGTCTGACAGATGTCAAATCGGTCAATGGCGTGTTGGGAATCGTGGGTTTTGACGGTTTCACCCAAGATTATTATAAGAGCTCTTCTTTGCTGATTGGGAGGCATTATGATTAA
- a CDS encoding TadE/TadG family type IV pilus assembly protein, translating to MRSRQEGSQTLEFTLTLIPFFILLLMVVELCRFMLTANLLDAALSTAARQVVKVNDKQDILLLLRQEIEAQDWPLFESGRMKLEGRYFKDFEALVLNEFDSDYNSQMYGEYRLTYAYQMLFIEGMGDGSAINKFERTVLVAHENR from the coding sequence GTGAGGTCTAGGCAGGAGGGCAGCCAAACACTGGAGTTTACCCTGACTCTGATCCCTTTCTTCATCCTGTTATTGATGGTTGTTGAATTATGCCGCTTCATGTTAACCGCTAATCTACTCGATGCGGCTCTGTCGACGGCGGCCAGACAGGTGGTCAAGGTTAACGATAAGCAAGATATTTTGCTCTTGTTGAGGCAAGAGATCGAAGCGCAGGATTGGCCACTTTTTGAGAGTGGCAGAATGAAGTTGGAGGGACGTTACTTTAAGGACTTCGAAGCCTTAGTGCTGAATGAGTTCGACTCGGATTATAACAGCCAGATGTACGGCGAATATCGACTGACTTATGCCTATCAAATGTTATTTATCGAAGGCATGGGTGATGGCAGCGCGATAAATAAGTTTGAACGTACCGTGTTGGTGGCTCATGAAAACCGTTAA
- a CDS encoding DUF3570 domain-containing protein, with product MSKKLTLTILSGVAASGLGALSLPAQVEAADHISVHHMNFKEYGDKVKAGDNILSMEKNFGLDWTLTAELGYDTVSGASPAWGPTTPVSGNQDLLNRAKQTQLAQDQTTEVIRAGYDPYRDAYAVQAFELEDTRYSTSANLTYRDKKRDEWSLGLNYSQEEDYESMGINGKVLVYADSRKNRSYTIGGSLLFDKTLAFEEYKNFSNTQEWQDIFNSDVELGLSQIFTANFYATFTLFAGYKSGYLSNHYLTVLREIDLDDDGVIADDEVFLGQDTRPDKRLSGGINIQTFYSLGSSVVIRPRYKYFTDDWGVTSHQIGGKLNIELLDWLILTPGYFWYTQTAADFFVDPDSSDPSFAATGYATSDLRLGDFDANAYELGISVQATKRLRLNALAAYYDRNNGYESQWWVVGASYEF from the coding sequence ATGAGTAAAAAATTAACACTGACAATCCTAAGCGGCGTAGCAGCCTCAGGCTTAGGCGCATTATCTTTACCGGCTCAAGTCGAGGCGGCGGATCATATTTCGGTTCATCATATGAACTTCAAGGAGTACGGTGACAAGGTTAAGGCTGGCGATAATATTCTTTCCATGGAGAAGAATTTTGGCCTGGACTGGACTTTAACGGCAGAGTTAGGTTACGACACTGTGTCCGGTGCGTCTCCCGCTTGGGGCCCGACAACACCGGTATCAGGCAACCAGGACTTGCTCAATCGAGCCAAGCAAACCCAGTTGGCCCAAGATCAAACTACAGAGGTGATCCGAGCGGGTTATGACCCTTATCGCGATGCCTATGCGGTGCAGGCCTTTGAGCTCGAGGATACCCGCTATTCTACCAGCGCTAATTTGACCTACAGAGACAAGAAGCGTGATGAGTGGAGTCTGGGGCTTAATTACTCCCAGGAGGAAGATTATGAAAGCATGGGGATTAATGGAAAGGTGTTGGTCTATGCCGACAGTCGTAAGAATCGCTCCTATACCATTGGAGGCTCCTTACTGTTCGATAAGACCTTGGCATTTGAGGAGTATAAGAACTTTAGTAACACCCAAGAGTGGCAAGATATCTTTAATAGTGATGTTGAGCTTGGGCTATCTCAGATTTTTACCGCAAACTTCTATGCCACATTTACCCTTTTTGCCGGATACAAGTCCGGGTACTTGAGTAACCATTACTTAACCGTGTTACGTGAGATAGACCTAGATGATGATGGTGTGATCGCGGACGATGAGGTCTTTTTGGGACAGGATACTCGTCCGGATAAACGACTATCCGGTGGGATCAATATTCAGACCTTTTATAGCTTAGGCTCATCGGTAGTGATACGCCCGCGTTATAAGTATTTTACCGATGACTGGGGCGTCACTTCCCATCAGATCGGCGGTAAACTGAATATTGAACTGTTGGACTGGCTGATCTTGACCCCTGGTTATTTCTGGTACACCCAGACAGCGGCAGATTTCTTTGTGGATCCAGACTCCTCAGATCCCTCATTCGCTGCGACTGGGTACGCCACATCGGATCTGCGTCTGGGGGATTTCGATGCCAATGCCTATGAGCTTGGGATCAGTGTGCAGGCGACTAAGCGATTGCGTCTCAATGCTTTAGCTGCCTACTATGACAGAAATAATGGCTATGAGAGTCAGTGGTGGGTAGTTGGGGCGAGTTATGAATTCTAA
- a CDS encoding FAD:protein FMN transferase — MNSKPDLIHRFTAMTVPCEVILFADEAEALALAIEENTRRLEAKYNFHDEGSWLNRQINSRQANSVTLDRETWTILRDVRQHCIASQGIFDITIGSLKYLKASQPDLSREQLYTRMEPFMGLSTWSLEEMTLCFSHEETRFDLGGVIKESSVDQAVELAKAAGVTGALINFGGDIRTFGHKSDGSGFVVAVLSPKDTQKPFFSLPLSNQALTTSAHYQRYYQFSDVQTSHILSKGGVHPQVLSSTVVADTALEAGIFSTALTIKPTLDVPDSIGFALIDDKLTLHQNAEFIQ, encoded by the coding sequence ATGAATTCTAAACCAGATCTTATTCACCGCTTTACAGCCATGACAGTTCCCTGTGAAGTCATCTTGTTTGCCGATGAAGCCGAGGCTCTGGCTCTGGCTATCGAGGAAAACACCCGGCGTCTGGAAGCTAAATATAACTTCCATGATGAGGGGTCTTGGCTAAACAGACAGATTAACTCGCGCCAAGCTAATAGTGTGACACTCGATCGTGAAACATGGACGATTCTGCGGGATGTGCGTCAACATTGTATTGCTAGTCAAGGTATCTTCGACATCACCATTGGCAGCCTTAAATACCTCAAGGCCAGTCAGCCGGACTTGAGTCGGGAGCAGTTATATACCCGCATGGAACCCTTTATGGGGCTCTCAACTTGGTCGCTCGAGGAGATGACTCTGTGTTTCTCTCATGAAGAAACCCGTTTCGACCTTGGTGGAGTGATCAAGGAGAGTAGCGTCGATCAAGCGGTGGAACTGGCCAAAGCTGCTGGGGTCACCGGAGCCTTAATTAATTTTGGTGGTGACATTCGCACCTTTGGTCACAAGAGTGACGGCAGTGGCTTTGTTGTGGCCGTGCTCAGTCCTAAAGATACCCAAAAACCTTTCTTCTCTCTGCCCTTGAGTAATCAGGCGCTTACTACCTCGGCTCATTATCAGCGTTATTACCAATTCAGTGATGTTCAAACATCACACATTTTATCTAAAGGAGGAGTACACCCTCAGGTACTGTCATCCACAGTGGTTGCAGACACGGCTTTAGAAGCGGGAATATTCAGTACTGCGCTAACCATAAAGCCGACATTGGATGTACCAGATTCAATCGGTTTTGCCCTTATTGACGACAAGTTAACCCTTCATCAAAACGCGGAGTTTATTCAATAA
- a CDS encoding TlpA family protein disulfide reductase, which produces MFKKWAVIVSLVLTTLSPSAYGYQGGELLSPKAVHALGLNPNELTIIDFFAEWCVSCREELPEVEILSRQLMGRGVSIVGVDVDEDVEVGLAFQRELGLTFRVVADPEQVLVADFQPTGMPALYYVYQGKVLKVRYGAINNIRQVIIDEIRSLELAK; this is translated from the coding sequence ATGTTTAAAAAATGGGCCGTCATTGTTTCTTTAGTGCTTACAACGCTATCGCCATCGGCGTACGGCTATCAAGGGGGAGAATTGCTCTCGCCTAAGGCGGTGCACGCTCTAGGTCTGAACCCCAATGAACTGACCATCATAGATTTCTTTGCCGAGTGGTGCGTGTCATGCCGTGAAGAATTGCCAGAGGTTGAGATCTTGTCTCGTCAGTTAATGGGTCGAGGAGTCAGTATCGTCGGCGTCGATGTTGATGAGGATGTCGAGGTGGGACTGGCGTTTCAGCGGGAGTTAGGCCTGACTTTTCGGGTGGTGGCCGATCCGGAGCAAGTCTTGGTCGCAGATTTTCAGCCAACAGGTATGCCGGCCCTGTATTACGTCTATCAAGGCAAGGTGCTTAAGGTGAGATACGGCGCTATTAATAATATTCGACAAGTGATCATCGACGAGATCAGATCTCTGGAGCTAGCTAAATGA
- a CDS encoding vWA domain-containing protein gives MIKRSGHYRQHGDVSLMFVICLPFMLAMIAISILLAMYLLTVTRAGQASDAASLVCGYSQRADQDLLLGIMDYYRPGFAAHDGETSISIDNRNRCSITASYRFNPTMMALLPASARTDVSLSSDSGATSQLVVNSTPLPMDLALVLDISGSMSSQLPQLKRIINGALDDIRQQDIAGVGAVRFSLVPFETGVGVINAPWMPESADKVTCIDGLSYGQYSVDYGATVDDLAEPSANLNIKTTLASEWLDACSMDVTILPLTQDLDLVKMRVDGLVTSGTTSSYQGLIWGVRTLLPQWQDEWQIPPVESPELVQRLVLFTDGADQGFHLDELIEQGLCRAIQDKHHIEMSFIGFGVSDSRLQQFRECAGDKGKVYDAQNTQELEAFFHEALQTETNASLVLREEIET, from the coding sequence ATGATTAAACGCTCAGGCCATTATCGCCAGCATGGGGATGTCTCCCTGATGTTTGTGATCTGCTTACCTTTCATGTTGGCAATGATCGCCATCAGCATCTTGCTTGCCATGTATCTGCTGACGGTGACCCGGGCGGGTCAGGCATCGGATGCGGCATCTCTTGTCTGTGGCTATTCACAGCGCGCCGATCAAGACCTACTTCTGGGGATAATGGACTATTATCGTCCCGGTTTTGCGGCCCATGATGGTGAAACCTCGATATCTATCGACAACAGAAACCGCTGTAGTATCACGGCGAGCTACCGATTCAATCCAACCATGATGGCGCTACTTCCGGCTTCTGCGCGCACAGATGTCTCCCTCTCTTCTGATTCGGGCGCCACCTCACAGCTGGTGGTCAATTCGACACCCCTGCCTATGGATCTCGCTTTGGTATTAGATATCTCCGGCTCCATGTCGTCTCAGTTACCTCAGTTGAAACGCATCATTAATGGTGCCTTAGACGATATTCGACAGCAAGATATAGCTGGAGTCGGGGCGGTGAGGTTTTCTCTGGTGCCCTTCGAGACTGGAGTCGGTGTGATTAATGCTCCTTGGATGCCTGAATCTGCGGATAAGGTTACCTGTATCGATGGTCTGAGTTATGGCCAATACAGTGTGGATTATGGGGCAACGGTGGACGATCTTGCAGAGCCATCCGCCAACCTGAATATCAAGACAACATTGGCCAGTGAGTGGCTGGATGCCTGCAGCATGGATGTGACTATCTTGCCCCTGACCCAAGACCTCGACTTGGTGAAAATGAGAGTCGATGGGCTAGTTACTAGTGGCACGACCTCCTCCTATCAAGGCTTGATCTGGGGCGTGCGCACCCTATTGCCCCAGTGGCAGGACGAGTGGCAGATACCTCCAGTGGAATCTCCTGAACTTGTGCAGCGTCTGGTTCTATTCACCGATGGAGCCGATCAGGGTTTCCATCTGGATGAATTGATCGAACAAGGTTTGTGCCGAGCTATTCAGGATAAACATCATATAGAGATGAGCTTTATCGGCTTCGGAGTCAGTGACAGTCGCCTGCAGCAATTTAGAGAATGTGCGGGTGATAAGGGCAAGGTGTATGACGCGCAAAATACTCAAGAACTGGAAGCCTTTTTCCATGAGGCGCTACAGACCGAGACTAATGCAAGCTTAGTTTTGCGGGAGGAGATAGAGACTTAA
- a CDS encoding DUF4266 domain-containing protein, producing MKYKLSLISALVSVSFGATATLEIDLSGLDEKSQPTEAKGLAQSKEQSLIKGFGTVAVQGSTQETVSANGRYHQSTSVSSSVYSSQGAVIGMRRNVELAAPKRPNLMLSAPEVLANDNAYVDLAPQTLSPELFPERVPEIEMVEVAETEDDESMLSFIDEWLGIEPVKPWEKGTLAEKAMKPGGVVPEFDRFSEKVFSYKQGSVGGSGVGGGGCGCN from the coding sequence ATGAAATATAAATTAAGCCTGATATCTGCTCTGGTGAGCGTGTCATTTGGTGCGACGGCGACGTTGGAAATAGACCTTAGTGGCTTGGATGAGAAAAGTCAGCCCACTGAAGCTAAGGGACTGGCTCAGTCTAAGGAGCAGAGCCTAATTAAAGGCTTTGGGACTGTAGCAGTACAAGGATCAACGCAAGAAACTGTTAGTGCCAATGGTCGTTATCATCAGTCCACGAGTGTCTCCTCTTCCGTGTATTCCAGTCAGGGGGCGGTCATCGGAATGCGACGTAATGTTGAGCTTGCAGCTCCGAAGAGGCCAAATCTGATGCTGTCTGCACCAGAAGTGTTAGCGAACGATAACGCTTATGTAGACCTGGCTCCTCAGACTCTTTCCCCAGAACTTTTTCCTGAACGCGTGCCAGAAATTGAGATGGTAGAGGTGGCAGAGACGGAAGATGATGAGTCGATGCTGTCATTTATCGATGAGTGGTTAGGGATCGAACCAGTTAAACCTTGGGAAAAAGGCACCTTGGCTGAAAAAGCGATGAAACCCGGCGGCGTAGTACCTGAGTTTGACCGCTTCTCGGAGAAGGTCTTCTCCTATAAGCAAGGTTCTGTGGGTGGCAGCGGCGTCGGTGGCGGCGGTTGTGGCTGTAATTAA
- a CDS encoding PKD domain-containing protein, translated as MDYSNRFFKVALLSFSLSATVLSGSDAIAANTPSNAQNASNSHRVFPSVTLPEPANGEHAVGLLGARLPEVAAWYGKTTAQFAKMIREDKSVWLDKQGRVFYIEVEAENQQIPTEPITTPQTSLNEQQTFLLHSKPDADRVIFLDFDGHVTTGRQWNTSYNVGTITSPAYNTEGTSASFTQAELDRIYLMWRQVAEDYAPFNVDVTTQEPAQALITNSGSGDSQFGTRVVITQDNFANCGCGGFAYVGVFNYVGDRYKPAFVFNSSVVGAGEAISHEVGHNLGLWHDGQTDGTGYYTGHGSGVTGWAPIMGVGYYQQLVQWSMDTYPLANEPADDINDIQYYGAPLIPDDHVDGMNIVNDVTAMTVTTNGTTDQLDAFGLIHLSSDQDMFKFDAAVGSYSISIQPDDVSPNLDIEASLYDSGGALLQTDNVANILSASLDGSFASDGTYFLKIDGVGKGDPLNGGYPDYGSLGQYIISATVQSPSNLQGPTANISTSGYLPDYAPTSVYFSSAGSTDDLAIVSYSWLFGDGTGETTSSPAEDPTHEYLAPGEYIASLTVTDSDGLSAQDSVAVSVLNRVPVVAIAASPLTGQAPLEVTFGSTGSKDDDPQSSINFDWDFGDGTSSTEAKPTHIYTAAGDYTATLTVMDNLGASDTANIAIDVEAPAFINQLAYGEIFTAGTVSGNYHDSALDSGSSQTITERQSGGKKKNRYSYLTHTWLFSIASGSSVEIHLDASMSNSPDDQMILSYSLDNGANYIDFAALLSDDSGHYSTMLPQGVSGEVRVRVKDSDQNAENIASFDSIAVSNLYIRSETDASLTNPVAPSGLVATPVSSSQIDLNWTDNSSDESAFHIERSLDNINWNAAGTVSADTSSYSDTGLAANTDYYHRVYASNGAGNSEKFTTGIATKTPAASELNLTAIGRKDKGVKHIDLTWAIYPLIDVYLDDMNTPSFYGTDIEAELITTPYEYDIDTGIKGGGSHKVKVCNAGGGDCSQEVTVYF; from the coding sequence ATGGATTACTCAAATAGATTCTTTAAGGTTGCGCTGTTAAGCTTTTCCTTATCCGCTACGGTGCTCTCAGGATCCGATGCCATCGCAGCTAACACTCCCTCGAATGCACAAAATGCTTCGAACTCTCATCGAGTATTCCCCTCGGTAACACTTCCTGAACCCGCGAATGGTGAACATGCCGTAGGCTTGCTTGGTGCAAGACTTCCAGAGGTGGCAGCCTGGTACGGTAAAACGACGGCTCAATTTGCCAAGATGATCAGAGAAGACAAGAGTGTCTGGTTAGATAAACAAGGGCGGGTTTTCTATATTGAAGTCGAAGCTGAGAACCAACAGATTCCTACTGAACCAATTACAACACCACAGACGTCGCTAAATGAGCAACAAACCTTCTTACTTCATAGCAAACCAGATGCAGACAGGGTTATTTTTCTCGATTTTGATGGCCATGTCACCACAGGCAGACAGTGGAATACATCTTATAACGTTGGGACAATAACCTCTCCGGCTTATAACACCGAAGGAACCTCGGCTTCTTTCACCCAAGCTGAACTCGATAGGATCTACCTGATGTGGCGTCAAGTTGCAGAAGACTATGCCCCCTTTAATGTTGACGTGACAACTCAGGAACCTGCACAAGCCTTAATCACTAACTCAGGCAGCGGTGATTCACAATTTGGTACCAGAGTCGTTATCACTCAGGATAACTTCGCTAACTGTGGCTGTGGTGGCTTCGCCTATGTCGGTGTGTTTAATTACGTCGGTGATAGGTACAAACCTGCATTCGTATTTAATTCAAGTGTGGTTGGAGCCGGAGAAGCGATCTCTCATGAAGTTGGCCATAATTTAGGACTTTGGCATGACGGTCAAACCGATGGCACAGGCTATTACACAGGCCATGGCTCTGGCGTGACTGGCTGGGCTCCCATAATGGGGGTGGGTTATTATCAGCAACTAGTACAATGGAGTATGGACACCTACCCGCTAGCTAATGAACCTGCTGACGATATCAATGATATTCAATATTACGGTGCCCCCTTGATACCAGATGACCATGTCGATGGCATGAATATCGTCAATGACGTTACAGCAATGACAGTGACGACAAATGGCACCACAGACCAACTCGATGCATTCGGCCTTATCCACCTCAGCAGCGATCAAGATATGTTTAAGTTTGATGCCGCCGTTGGTAGCTATAGCATCTCTATTCAACCTGATGATGTCAGCCCGAATTTAGACATAGAAGCCAGCCTCTATGACAGCGGCGGTGCCTTGCTACAAACGGACAATGTCGCAAATATTCTTTCGGCATCATTGGACGGCAGCTTTGCCAGTGACGGCACCTATTTCTTAAAAATAGATGGTGTTGGAAAAGGCGATCCTCTAAACGGCGGCTACCCAGATTACGGTAGCTTAGGTCAATACATTATATCCGCAACAGTACAAAGCCCATCAAACCTCCAAGGACCCACAGCGAATATCAGCACTTCAGGTTACTTGCCTGACTATGCGCCGACCTCAGTTTATTTTAGCAGTGCAGGTTCGACAGACGATCTTGCGATTGTCAGCTATAGCTGGTTATTCGGTGATGGAACAGGCGAAACCACAAGCAGCCCAGCAGAAGACCCCACTCATGAGTATCTTGCCCCAGGGGAATATATAGCAAGCCTGACGGTCACTGACAGTGACGGATTAAGCGCTCAAGACTCAGTGGCCGTGTCCGTACTAAATAGAGTGCCCGTCGTAGCCATTGCGGCATCACCACTTACAGGCCAGGCTCCACTAGAGGTCACCTTTGGCAGTACAGGCTCGAAGGATGATGACCCCCAAAGCAGCATCAACTTCGATTGGGACTTTGGCGATGGTACAAGTTCAACAGAAGCTAAGCCAACACATATTTATACTGCTGCCGGTGATTATACCGCGACTCTCACTGTCATGGATAACTTAGGCGCAAGCGATACAGCTAACATAGCTATAGATGTTGAAGCGCCTGCCTTTATCAATCAACTCGCCTATGGCGAAATTTTCACAGCTGGCACAGTCAGTGGTAACTACCATGATTCGGCCCTTGATAGCGGCTCGAGTCAGACCATTACAGAACGCCAATCCGGCGGTAAGAAAAAGAACCGATATAGTTATCTGACCCATACTTGGCTGTTCAGCATCGCATCGGGCAGCTCAGTGGAGATACATCTTGATGCTAGTATGTCCAATTCACCCGATGATCAAATGATCCTCTCTTACTCATTAGATAATGGCGCTAATTATATTGATTTTGCAGCCCTATTAAGTGATGACAGCGGCCATTACAGCACCATGTTGCCACAAGGTGTCAGCGGAGAAGTCAGAGTAAGAGTTAAAGATAGTGATCAAAATGCCGAAAATATCGCTTCATTCGATAGCATTGCAGTGTCTAACCTCTATATCCGCTCTGAAACTGACGCAAGCCTGACTAATCCTGTAGCGCCTTCAGGGTTAGTAGCCACTCCAGTTTCATCGAGCCAGATAGATCTCAATTGGACGGATAATTCATCGGATGAATCTGCATTTCACATAGAAAGGTCTCTGGATAACATTAACTGGAATGCTGCAGGTACAGTGTCTGCCGACACGAGTAGCTACAGTGATACAGGCCTCGCCGCCAACACCGACTACTATCACAGGGTCTATGCATCTAATGGCGCCGGAAACTCTGAAAAGTTCACCACAGGCATTGCGACTAAGACTCCAGCAGCGAGTGAGCTCAACTTAACTGCCATAGGGCGTAAAGACAAAGGCGTAAAACATATTGACCTTACCTGGGCAATCTATCCCCTTATCGATGTCTATCTCGATGATATGAATACGCCATCTTTTTATGGCACAGATATAGAAGCCGAACTCATCACAACTCCCTATGAGTATGATATCGATACAGGTATCAAGGGGGGTGGTAGCCATAAAGTGAAGGTATGTAATGCCGGCGGTGGTGATTGCTCGCAAGAGGTCACTGTTTACTTCTGA
- a CDS encoding protein-disulfide reductase DsbD domain-containing protein, protein MRRVFILSCLMFSVFVQAQTQKEFLPVQQAFPYSQSVVGNELIISFDTAPGYYLYQKRLSFKSTSPELTFGEPIFSVAAKQKEDAYFGKVGIYLKPLTVRVPFEGTGKAKVRFQGCAEDGLCYMPQTKSVELQAL, encoded by the coding sequence ATGAGACGAGTATTTATCTTATCCTGCCTAATGTTCAGCGTGTTTGTGCAGGCGCAAACCCAAAAAGAGTTCCTACCTGTGCAACAGGCTTTTCCATACAGTCAAAGTGTGGTTGGAAATGAGTTGATTATAAGCTTCGATACTGCCCCTGGTTATTATCTCTACCAGAAGCGGTTGTCATTTAAGTCAACGTCCCCTGAATTGACCTTTGGTGAACCGATATTTTCTGTTGCGGCGAAGCAGAAAGAAGACGCCTATTTTGGCAAGGTGGGTATCTATCTTAAGCCGCTCACTGTACGGGTTCCATTCGAAGGGACGGGTAAGGCCAAGGTGCGTTTTCAGGGCTGCGCCGAGGATGGTTTATGTTACATGCCCCAGACAAAGTCTGTGGAATTACAGGCTTTGTGA